The proteins below come from a single Plodia interpunctella isolate USDA-ARS_2022_Savannah chromosome 21, ilPloInte3.2, whole genome shotgun sequence genomic window:
- the LOC128679205 gene encoding cytochrome b-c1 complex subunit 6, mitochondrial-like, translated as MSKPTDKIIPVVKAEEEEAAEEEDLVDPQQELRDACAQKQDAQAQWGVYQECNDRVNSRSNTAETCEQELIDYLYVLDHCVGKEIFKKLK; from the exons ATGTCCAAGCCAACCGATAAAATTATTCCTGTAGTCAAGGCTGAGGAGGAGGAGGCCGCCGAGGAGGAAGATCTGGTAGACCCTCAGCAGGAACTAAGG GATGCGTGTGCTCAGAAACAGGATGCTCAAGCTCAGTGGGGGGTTTACCAAGAATGTAATGATCGTGTAAATTCCCGATCCAACACTGCAGAGACCTGTGAACAGGAACTCATTGACTATCTGTATGTCCTAGACCATTGTGTTGGTAAGGAAATCTTTAAAAAGCTAAAGTAA